From one Dehalococcoidia bacterium genomic stretch:
- a CDS encoding tryptophan synthase subunit alpha — MKRIADVFAHKGRKALIAYITVGYPSIETTMKVVPLLAECGCDIVELGIPFSDPLADGATIQNASHHALLNRVTPQMCLDVAAKLSKKADIPLVFMTYLNPLLSYGLAEFCRACAQSSVSGLIIPDLPPDEGGKLDKLARQNGIDLIYLLPPTATEERTRLIAQRSHGFIYLVSVTGVTGARTSLPQNLEASIARLRTITAKPLCVGFGISSPEQAREAAKMADGVIIGSKIIQLMEADASLAALKDFAKEVRESLDGLV; from the coding sequence TTGAAACGCATTGCCGATGTTTTCGCCCATAAAGGACGAAAGGCACTGATAGCCTATATAACTGTGGGCTATCCCAGTATAGAAACCACCATGAAAGTGGTACCTCTGCTGGCTGAATGCGGCTGCGATATCGTGGAGCTGGGCATTCCATTTTCCGATCCCCTGGCTGACGGGGCCACCATACAGAACGCCAGCCACCACGCCCTGCTTAATAGAGTCACCCCGCAAATGTGTCTCGATGTAGCAGCGAAACTAAGTAAAAAGGCTGACATCCCGCTCGTGTTCATGACCTATCTCAACCCGCTGCTGAGCTATGGACTGGCTGAGTTCTGTCGAGCTTGTGCGCAGTCCTCGGTAAGCGGTCTGATTATTCCCGACCTGCCGCCCGACGAAGGCGGAAAGCTGGACAAACTGGCGCGACAAAACGGGATTGACCTCATCTACCTGCTGCCGCCGACGGCTACGGAGGAGCGCACCAGACTGATAGCTCAGAGGTCGCATGGTTTCATCTATCTGGTTTCGGTAACGGGCGTTACGGGAGCAAGGACAAGTCTTCCTCAGAACCTGGAGGCTTCTATCGCCAGACTCAGAACAATCACCGCCAAGCCCTTATGCGTGGGTTTCGGCATCTCCAGCCCCGAGCAGGCTCGCGAGGCGGCAAAGATGGCCGATGGAGTCATCATCGGCAGCAAGATAATACAGCTTATGGAAGCGGATGCGTCCCTCGCGGCTCTGAAAGATTTTGCAAAAGAGGTCAGGGAATCGCTGGACGGACTGGTGTGA
- the trpB gene encoding tryptophan synthase subunit beta — protein MLPDKRGYFGEYGGRFVPETLVPALDELVQAYHEAKADNAFWDEFGSLSRDFSGRPTPLYLAERLSANCGGARIFLKREDLAHTGAHKINNALGQGLLAKKMGKRRIIAETGAGQHGVATAAVCAKLGLGCIVYMGEEDIRRQAPNVTRMKLMGAEVRAVSSGSKTLKDAINEAIRDWVTNVGDTYYIIGSVVGPHPYPMMVRDFQSVIGKEARKQALEKCGRLPDYVVACVGGGSNAMGIFDAFIDDKDVKLIGVEAAGKGLDTEKHAASLLAGRPGVLHGARSYVLQDSSGQISETHSISAGLDYPGVGPEHAYLKDIGRASYVAVSDGEALGAFQLLCRSEGIIPALESSHAIAHAVKLAGALKKEQTVLVNLSGRGDKDLDIVAKALEVGN, from the coding sequence GTGTTACCTGATAAACGGGGATATTTTGGCGAATACGGCGGACGCTTTGTGCCCGAGACGCTGGTACCGGCGTTGGATGAACTGGTTCAAGCTTATCATGAGGCTAAAGCCGACAACGCTTTCTGGGATGAGTTTGGTTCTCTCTCCAGGGATTTTTCCGGCAGGCCTACGCCGCTCTATCTGGCCGAGAGGCTGAGCGCTAATTGCGGCGGCGCCCGCATTTTCCTCAAGCGCGAAGACCTGGCGCACACCGGCGCGCATAAGATTAACAACGCCCTGGGACAGGGTCTGCTGGCCAAAAAGATGGGCAAGCGCCGCATCATCGCCGAGACAGGCGCGGGGCAGCACGGAGTGGCTACGGCAGCGGTCTGCGCCAAGCTGGGGCTGGGATGTATCGTCTATATGGGAGAGGAAGACATCAGGCGGCAGGCCCCAAATGTTACACGCATGAAGCTCATGGGAGCCGAGGTCAGGGCTGTATCCAGCGGCAGCAAAACACTGAAGGACGCCATCAACGAGGCCATCCGCGACTGGGTGACCAACGTCGGCGACACCTACTATATCATCGGCTCGGTGGTAGGGCCGCATCCCTATCCCATGATGGTGCGCGATTTTCAGTCTGTCATTGGAAAAGAAGCGCGTAAACAGGCGCTCGAAAAATGCGGACGCCTGCCCGACTATGTCGTCGCCTGCGTGGGCGGCGGCAGCAACGCTATGGGCATTTTCGATGCTTTTATTGATGACAAAGACGTTAAGCTCATCGGAGTTGAGGCGGCAGGCAAAGGACTCGATACGGAAAAACACGCTGCCTCGTTGCTGGCGGGGCGACCTGGTGTACTGCACGGAGCCAGATCCTATGTTTTGCAGGACAGCTCGGGACAGATAAGCGAGACGCACAGCATCTCTGCCGGACTGGACTATCCCGGCGTCGGGCCCGAGCATGCCTATCTCAAGGACATCGGAAGGGCGAGCTATGTGGCTGTGAGCGACGGCGAAGCCCTTGGGGCTTTTCAGCTCCTGTGCCGCAGCGAGGGCATCATTCCGGCGCTGGAATCATCCCATGCTATAGCGCACGCTGTCAAGCTGGCCGGCGCTCTGAAGAAAGAACAAACCGTGCTGGTTAATCTCTCTGGCCGTGGCGATAAAGACCTGGACATTGTGGCAAAAGCGCTGGAGGTGGGAAATTGA
- a CDS encoding phosphoribosylanthranilate isomerase, whose amino-acid sequence MVKIKICGLTEVEHAFGAAGAGADFLGLVFAPSRRRVTLEKAREIVEAVHYLDCPPAMVGVFVNAPVVEVNRIADMCCLDWVQLSGDESREYCSEIAHPIIKVIHVSSHSDFGKLAAEIEDGYRVRPEGELIYLLDTKLEDSYGGTGRVFDWRLAREISRRSNVIIAGGLNPSNVGRLLKEAPPWGVDVSSGVETDGKKDMLKIRAFIESVREFEKKQKGESRVT is encoded by the coding sequence TTGGTTAAAATCAAAATCTGCGGTTTGACGGAAGTGGAGCACGCATTCGGCGCAGCCGGGGCAGGGGCGGATTTTTTGGGGCTGGTCTTCGCTCCCAGCCGACGACGGGTAACGCTGGAGAAGGCGCGAGAGATAGTGGAGGCTGTCCACTATCTGGACTGCCCTCCCGCGATGGTAGGAGTCTTTGTGAATGCGCCGGTGGTTGAGGTCAATCGCATTGCCGATATGTGCTGTCTCGATTGGGTGCAGTTGAGTGGTGATGAAAGCCGGGAATACTGTTCTGAGATTGCACATCCTATAATCAAAGTAATTCATGTTTCATCTCATTCAGATTTTGGCAAGCTCGCGGCTGAAATCGAGGACGGCTACCGGGTGAGGCCGGAAGGTGAGCTCATTTATCTGCTGGATACCAAATTAGAAGACTCCTACGGCGGAACGGGCAGGGTTTTTGACTGGCGGCTGGCACGTGAAATCTCGAGGAGGAGCAACGTCATCATAGCCGGGGGGCTTAACCCGTCAAATGTCGGGCGATTACTCAAGGAAGCGCCTCCCTGGGGGGTGGATGTATCCAGCGGGGTGGAAACCGATGGAAAGAAAGACATGTTAAAGATAAGAGCTTTTATTGAATCTGTGAGGGAGTTCGAGAAGAAGCAAAAAGGAGAAAGTCGTGTTACCTGA
- the trpC gene encoding indole-3-glycerol phosphate synthase TrpC: protein MILDQIVAHTRAELAGRKEWVPLAEVKKLAVLQLPARSLAATLSGGDIKLIAEVKKASPSRGVICRDFDPVRIARAYASSGASAISVLTEEKYFMGRLAYLKDIRDDLGSNGPPLLRKDFIIDPYQVYESRASGADALLLIAAILTPDRLKELLDLSHELGMECLVETHNETEIEMALSVGARIIGINNRDLQTFNVDIRTTGRLRPLIPPDRLVVSESGIRGRDDMQKMKQWGVSAVLVGEALVSAPDIGEKMKELLG, encoded by the coding sequence ATGATACTCGACCAGATAGTGGCGCACACACGGGCTGAGCTGGCTGGCAGGAAAGAGTGGGTGCCTCTGGCAGAGGTAAAAAAACTGGCAGTGCTACAACTACCTGCCCGTAGCCTGGCTGCTACGTTGAGCGGCGGCGATATCAAACTTATTGCTGAAGTTAAGAAGGCCTCGCCGTCCAGAGGCGTCATCTGTCGTGACTTTGATCCTGTCAGAATTGCCCGGGCATATGCGTCGAGCGGAGCCTCGGCCATATCCGTGCTGACCGAGGAGAAATATTTTATGGGCAGACTGGCGTATTTGAAAGACATCAGGGATGACCTGGGAAGTAATGGACCTCCCCTTCTGCGCAAGGATTTCATCATCGACCCATACCAGGTATATGAGTCGCGAGCCAGCGGCGCCGATGCCCTGCTGCTTATCGCGGCCATTCTGACGCCGGACAGATTGAAAGAGCTTCTGGATTTGAGCCATGAACTGGGCATGGAATGCCTTGTGGAGACGCATAACGAAACCGAGATTGAGATGGCGCTTTCTGTCGGTGCGCGGATTATCGGCATCAACAACCGCGACCTGCAAACATTCAATGTGGATATACGTACGACCGGGCGGCTGCGGCCGCTTATTCCGCCGGATAGGCTTGTGGTCAGCGAAAGCGGCATCCGAGGGCGTGATGATATGCAAAAAATGAAGCAGTGGGGGGTCAGCGCTGTACTCGTCGGGGAGGCGCTGGTGTCGGCCCCGGATATTGGCGAGAAGATGAAGGAACTCCTTGGTTAA
- the trpD gene encoding anthranilate phosphoribosyltransferase — translation MIKEAIATLVRGNSLSTDEAAVVMQEIMEGQVTPSQLSAFLTALSIKGETMDEITGLARVMREKALRVESDSETIDIVGTGGDQAGTFNISTTAAFIAAGAGLKVAKHGNRAASSRSGAADVLEALGVRLDLTPQQVSACLEEVGIAFMFAQAFHPAMKYVGPTRREIGIPTVFNILGPLTNPAGAQTQVLGVAREPLLEKMAGALKSLGLRHALVVHGEDGLDEITITGKTHVCELKDGQIRRYTICPEDCGLSRAEAGSIKGGSAADNAAILRGILSGEGGPRRDVVLLNAAAALVAGDKVATMSEGVALARQVLDSGKALAKLEQLISYSRSLA, via the coding sequence ATGATTAAAGAAGCCATCGCTACTCTAGTACGCGGGAACTCGCTCAGCACCGACGAAGCCGCTGTTGTCATGCAGGAGATAATGGAGGGACAGGTCACTCCATCGCAGCTCAGCGCCTTTCTTACCGCGCTTTCCATCAAGGGTGAGACGATGGATGAGATTACCGGGCTGGCCCGCGTCATGCGGGAGAAAGCCCTGCGCGTCGAGTCGGATAGCGAAACGATAGACATCGTCGGCACGGGCGGGGACCAGGCTGGAACATTCAATATCTCGACCACCGCCGCCTTCATAGCCGCAGGGGCAGGTCTTAAAGTGGCCAAGCACGGCAACCGCGCCGCCAGCTCCAGGAGTGGTGCCGCTGATGTGCTGGAGGCTCTGGGTGTCAGGCTCGACCTGACTCCCCAACAGGTATCTGCCTGTTTGGAAGAGGTCGGCATAGCCTTTATGTTCGCCCAGGCATTTCATCCGGCCATGAAATATGTCGGCCCCACCCGGCGCGAAATCGGCATACCCACTGTATTCAATATACTCGGGCCTCTCACCAATCCGGCAGGCGCTCAGACGCAGGTGCTGGGTGTGGCCCGCGAGCCTCTGCTGGAAAAAATGGCCGGGGCGCTTAAGAGCCTGGGGCTGCGGCATGCATTGGTTGTTCATGGGGAAGATGGGCTGGATGAGATTACCATCACCGGCAAGACCCACGTCTGCGAACTCAAGGACGGTCAAATTAGACGCTATACTATTTGCCCTGAAGATTGCGGCCTGTCTAGGGCGGAAGCGGGAAGCATAAAAGGCGGCAGCGCCGCCGACAATGCCGCTATATTACGCGGCATACTGTCCGGTGAGGGCGGGCCCAGGCGCGACGTGGTGTTGCTGAACGCGGCAGCCGCACTGGTAGCTGGAGACAAAGTTGCCACCATGTCGGAAGGAGTGGCTTTAGCGCGCCAGGTTCTGGACAGCGGCAAGGCGCTGGCCAAACTGGAGCAGTTAATCAGTTATAGCCGGAGTCTGGCATGA
- a CDS encoding aminodeoxychorismate/anthranilate synthase component II, whose protein sequence is MLLLIDNYDSFTYNLFQYFAELGQQVLVIRNDKTTLDEIEALRPERIVISPGPSTPSQAGISNDVILRFGPKLPVLGVCLGHQCIGYSYGAKIVKARTIMHGKTSQIKHAGQGVFAGLPNPFPAIRYHSLAVEALPECLEPTAWADDGTIMGLRHKQYAVEGIQFHPESFMTQGGKEILSNFLSYGGKND, encoded by the coding sequence GTGTTGTTGCTTATAGATAACTACGATAGCTTTACCTATAACCTGTTCCAGTATTTTGCGGAACTCGGACAGCAGGTGCTGGTAATCCGCAATGACAAAACAACACTGGATGAAATCGAAGCGTTAAGACCCGAGCGCATAGTCATCTCGCCGGGGCCGTCAACACCGTCACAGGCTGGTATCTCCAACGATGTCATCCTGCGTTTCGGTCCCAAGCTGCCGGTACTGGGAGTCTGCCTGGGCCACCAGTGCATCGGCTACAGCTATGGCGCTAAAATCGTGAAAGCCAGAACGATAATGCACGGCAAGACATCTCAAATAAAGCATGCGGGTCAGGGCGTGTTTGCCGGACTGCCCAATCCGTTTCCGGCCATCCGCTATCATTCGCTGGCGGTGGAAGCGCTGCCCGAATGCCTCGAACCAACCGCCTGGGCGGACGACGGCACTATCATGGGGCTGCGCCACAAGCAATACGCCGTAGAGGGCATACAGTTTCATCCAGAGTCGTTCATGACGCAGGGAGGCAAGGAAATACTAAGCAATTTCTTATCTTATGGAGGGAAAAATGATTAA
- the trpE gene encoding anthranilate synthase component I has product MYHPTLEEAKKLKDAGNLLPVYREISADLETPVSAFLKINRGGYSFLLESVEGGERLARYSLIGTEPYKILSTRAGDGDDPLSLIAAELSRYKLVSLEGLPRFCGGAVGYLSYETATRFENLPSPAKDPLGLPEALFMFTDTLLIFDHVTHKIKVLSHVHLGGDIEVAYRQAVNRIDELVERLNQPLPSEQSGKTSAPDVSDAQPDSNFTREEFETAVGKAKDYITAGEAIQVVLSQRISQPTDASPFAIYRALRSINPSPYMFFLDCKDFHIIGASPEILVRVEDGAVMTRPLAGTRPRGSTPAEDSRLEQELRSDEKESAEHIMLVDLGRNDIGRVSQPGSIEVSDLMNVERYSHVMHLVTHVQGKLSEDLTAFDALRACFPAGTVSGAPKIRAMQIIAELEPEKRGPYAGAAGYFSYSGNMDMAIAIRTMVMTKGVAYIQAGCGIVYDSVPEREYQETLNKAQALLRAVKQAEE; this is encoded by the coding sequence ATGTACCACCCGACATTGGAAGAGGCTAAAAAACTAAAAGACGCAGGCAACCTGCTGCCGGTCTACCGCGAAATCAGCGCTGACCTGGAGACGCCTGTCTCTGCCTTTCTCAAGATTAACCGCGGCGGCTATTCATTCCTGCTGGAGAGCGTCGAAGGTGGGGAGAGGCTGGCACGCTACAGCCTCATCGGCACCGAACCATATAAGATACTCAGCACGAGAGCAGGAGATGGGGATGACCCCCTATCTCTCATCGCTGCTGAGCTTTCCCGCTACAAGTTAGTCTCATTGGAGGGACTGCCGCGTTTTTGCGGCGGCGCCGTCGGTTATCTATCCTATGAAACGGCCACCCGCTTCGAAAATCTGCCGTCGCCCGCCAAAGACCCTCTCGGTCTGCCCGAAGCACTTTTCATGTTCACGGACACGCTGCTCATATTCGACCATGTTACACATAAAATCAAAGTCTTGAGCCATGTCCACCTGGGCGGCGACATAGAAGTTGCCTATCGTCAGGCGGTGAACAGGATAGACGAGTTGGTGGAGAGGCTGAACCAGCCACTACCCTCAGAACAAAGCGGCAAGACGTCCGCACCAGATGTTTCTGACGCTCAGCCGGATTCGAACTTCACCCGGGAGGAATTTGAAACTGCCGTCGGCAAGGCTAAAGACTACATCACTGCCGGAGAAGCCATTCAAGTCGTGCTGTCTCAACGCATTTCCCAGCCTACAGACGCCAGCCCGTTCGCCATCTACCGCGCCCTGCGCAGCATCAACCCGTCGCCTTATATGTTTTTTCTCGACTGCAAAGACTTTCATATCATCGGGGCTTCGCCTGAGATACTGGTGCGTGTGGAAGACGGGGCTGTGATGACACGGCCGCTGGCAGGAACCAGACCGAGGGGTAGTACGCCGGCAGAGGACTCACGACTGGAACAGGAGTTGCGCAGTGACGAAAAGGAAAGCGCTGAGCACATCATGCTGGTGGATTTGGGGCGCAACGATATCGGGCGGGTAAGCCAGCCCGGCAGCATTGAAGTCAGCGACCTTATGAATGTTGAGCGCTACTCCCATGTGATGCACCTGGTCACTCACGTGCAGGGAAAACTGAGCGAAGACCTGACGGCTTTCGACGCCCTGCGGGCATGTTTCCCGGCGGGGACAGTATCCGGCGCTCCCAAGATACGCGCCATGCAGATTATCGCCGAGCTGGAGCCTGAAAAGCGCGGCCCTTATGCCGGAGCAGCTGGCTACTTTTCGTATTCCGGCAACATGGACATGGCAATTGCCATCAGGACGATGGTGATGACAAAGGGCGTAGCTTACATTCAGGCCGGTTGCGGCATTGTCTATGACAGCGTGCCGGAACGCGAGTACCAGGAGACGCTTAACAAGGCGCAGGCGTTGCTCAGGGCTGTGAAGCAGGCTGAGGAATGA
- a CDS encoding NACHT domain-containing protein, whose amino-acid sequence MRRDSEASEQAQTQEEKVMDPVLGLMGNKVLERVLDEAYDFFKSQAELNIKKIYIKNKIPSLLANFNSIRMVKTLWQIDKPIDVEQFYCPLHFLAEGQTGNEMGKTKPNNSTKRITIDNALEFKTTNNIVIKGIAGQGKTIFLRHLCVKEVERGERIPVFIELRRIQPGETLLLHINHYLEVLNLNIDEKIFKALCDSKKFIFLFDAFDEIPEVEKPRIINEIERLAYTTKNAQIIITTRPDTQIEMSPSFEVIAMDNLRGEEYIGYIDKLADSEYGDLLKKAIKAHDSPIEQLLCTPLLVTMLIFSYRSYPRLPERLSDFYESIFDILLKRHDSSKPGFTRGRRTSLNDHQFRQIFDAFCFITSAKKLRSFKEKDAYIDISQSMKIVDIQDDAENYLKDVKQVTCLLLEEGHEFRFIHNSVQEYYSASFIKDLPESKASEFYKACVDTKHFYAWREQLKHLQSIDRFRYCQYYMLPLCRQWFGKEDHELEQGNSKLEDTQLLNIIKHLGVDFELEGRALTVMAQPLLQIATNITTNNVFDAFFGTNYKEFIPKFSKEHSSSVFGKTYTLDLSAVYLAGLLPKPIINVIQETSNDAYELWKEARSFIIKQDSLNMIELVGK is encoded by the coding sequence ATGAGAAGAGACTCAGAGGCTTCTGAGCAAGCACAGACCCAAGAGGAGAAGGTTATGGATCCTGTTTTAGGTTTGATGGGGAACAAAGTATTAGAGCGGGTATTGGATGAAGCATACGACTTTTTCAAAAGTCAGGCAGAGCTCAACATAAAAAAGATATACATAAAAAATAAAATTCCTTCATTATTAGCGAATTTTAACTCTATAAGAATGGTTAAGACGCTTTGGCAAATAGATAAACCAATTGATGTTGAACAGTTTTATTGTCCCCTCCATTTTCTTGCCGAAGGTCAAACTGGAAATGAAATGGGCAAAACAAAACCGAATAACTCCACTAAACGAATTACAATCGACAATGCATTAGAATTCAAAACAACAAACAACATTGTGATCAAAGGAATAGCTGGGCAAGGGAAAACAATATTTTTAAGGCATTTATGCGTGAAAGAAGTAGAACGGGGAGAACGAATACCAGTATTTATTGAACTAAGAAGGATCCAACCTGGTGAAACACTACTCCTTCATATCAACCATTATCTTGAGGTATTAAATTTAAATATCGATGAAAAAATATTCAAAGCTCTATGTGATTCGAAGAAATTTATATTTCTTTTTGATGCTTTTGATGAAATCCCCGAAGTGGAAAAACCAAGAATAATCAATGAAATTGAAAGATTAGCATATACAACTAAAAATGCTCAAATTATTATCACTACTAGGCCGGATACACAAATAGAAATGTCACCCAGTTTTGAGGTTATTGCAATGGATAACCTACGGGGTGAAGAATATATTGGTTACATTGACAAATTGGCCGATTCAGAATACGGTGATCTTTTAAAAAAGGCAATCAAAGCTCATGATTCTCCAATTGAACAACTGTTGTGCACTCCGTTGCTAGTCACAATGCTAATATTTTCCTACAGAAGCTATCCAAGGTTGCCTGAAAGATTGTCGGATTTTTATGAATCAATATTTGACATATTGCTAAAAAGGCACGATAGTTCTAAACCTGGATTTACTCGAGGTCGTCGAACATCCTTAAATGACCATCAATTCAGACAAATATTCGATGCTTTCTGTTTTATAACGAGTGCAAAAAAATTACGTTCTTTTAAAGAGAAGGACGCTTATATCGACATTTCTCAATCAATGAAAATCGTGGATATTCAAGATGACGCTGAAAATTATCTTAAAGATGTGAAACAAGTAACTTGCTTACTTCTTGAAGAAGGTCACGAATTTAGATTTATACATAACAGTGTCCAAGAATATTATTCGGCTTCGTTCATCAAAGATTTGCCAGAATCAAAAGCAAGCGAATTTTATAAAGCTTGCGTCGACACGAAACATTTTTACGCTTGGAGAGAACAGCTTAAGCATCTTCAATCCATAGATAGATTTAGATATTGTCAATATTACATGTTGCCACTTTGTAGACAGTGGTTCGGAAAAGAAGATCATGAACTTGAACAAGGTAATTCAAAACTCGAAGACACACAGTTACTAAATATTATTAAGCACTTGGGCGTTGATTTTGAATTAGAAGGTAGAGCGTTGACCGTAATGGCTCAACCTTTGTTACAAATAGCAACGAATATAACGACCAATAACGTCTTTGACGCGTTTTTTGGAACAAACTATAAGGAATTCATCCCTAAATTTTCAAAAGAACACAGTTCTTCAGTTTTTGGCAAAACGTATACTTTAGATTTAAGTGCTGTTTATTTGGCTGGTTTGCTACCTAAACCTATAATCAATGTTATCCAAGAAACTAGTAATGATGCTTATGAATTATGGAAGGAAGCTCGATCTTTTATTATAAAACAAGATTCCTTAAATATGATTGAGCTAGTGGGAAAATAA